A window of Thermodesulfobacteriota bacterium contains these coding sequences:
- a CDS encoding MFS transporter gives MATGAASEYRVKNVVAGCVGNVLEWYDFALYGFFAPIIAKLFFPSEDQLSGLLATFGIFAVGFLMRPVGSVLFGILGDRLGRKKALEISVLMMAIPTTLIGVLPTYESVGIWAPILLTIIRLIQGISVGGEFTGSISYVVEHAPYPPGRRGFYSSWTVFSLLGGILLGSAIASVVTDVFTTSQVHSFGWRIPFLLGLIIGIVGLFLRAGIDESPSFKKMKEAGELSKEPIRDAFRYHWKEIITVIGATCVGSVNFYMIFVYLTTFLSTETHLDLSTALEINTISMIVLMIITPIMGYFSDKLGRKPLLIAGCLVIAIFSYPLFIEFTRGDAFHDLLAQIVFAIGLSMVFGPFGAMMIELFPAKVRMSAVSIGYNIGFAVFGGTAPFVATYLIDITGDKLSPSYYLILSAIISLIVFVKIKETYQDDVG, from the coding sequence ATGGCAACTGGTGCGGCTTCTGAATATAGAGTAAAAAACGTGGTAGCTGGATGTGTAGGTAACGTTTTAGAGTGGTATGATTTTGCACTATACGGATTCTTTGCACCTATCATAGCAAAACTATTTTTCCCATCAGAAGATCAGCTCTCAGGCCTTCTTGCAACTTTCGGAATTTTTGCAGTTGGATTTTTGATGCGCCCGGTGGGGTCTGTTTTGTTTGGTATTTTGGGAGATAGGCTCGGCCGAAAAAAAGCGCTTGAAATATCAGTGCTTATGATGGCAATTCCTACTACTCTTATAGGAGTACTCCCAACATATGAATCTGTTGGCATATGGGCTCCTATACTACTTACCATAATAAGACTCATACAAGGGATATCAGTTGGCGGTGAGTTTACCGGATCTATATCATACGTTGTTGAGCATGCGCCTTATCCACCAGGCAGAAGGGGTTTTTACAGCAGCTGGACAGTATTTAGTCTTCTTGGAGGTATTCTTTTGGGCTCGGCCATAGCATCTGTTGTAACAGATGTATTCACAACTTCACAAGTACACAGTTTTGGTTGGAGGATTCCATTTTTGCTTGGACTCATAATAGGAATAGTTGGGCTATTCTTAAGAGCAGGTATAGATGAATCGCCTTCTTTTAAAAAGATGAAGGAAGCTGGTGAGCTTTCTAAGGAACCTATAAGAGATGCGTTTAGATATCATTGGAAGGAAATCATAACTGTTATCGGGGCAACATGCGTTGGTTCAGTGAACTTCTATATGATATTTGTCTACCTTACGACATTTCTTTCTACTGAAACTCACTTAGATCTCTCGACGGCACTTGAGATAAATACAATAAGCATGATTGTACTTATGATTATTACCCCAATAATGGGATACTTCTCTGATAAATTAGGAAGAAAGCCGCTGCTTATTGCAGGATGTCTTGTAATAGCGATTTTCTCATATCCGCTATTTATTGAATTTACTCGTGGTGATGCGTTTCATGACCTTCTGGCTCAAATAGTATTTGCAATCGGGCTTTCTATGGTGTTTGGACCGTTTGGAGCCATGATGATAGAGCTTTTCCCGGCCAAAGTGCGCATGAGCGCGGTCTCGATTGGATATAACATAGGATTTGCTGTTTTTGGCGGAACCGCGCCGTTCGTAGCTACATATCTAATCGATATCACGGGAGATAAACTCTCACCAAGCTACTATCTAATATTATCAGCTATTATCTCGCTAATTGTATTCGTTAAGATAAAAGAGACTTATCAAGATGATGTGGGATAA
- a CDS encoding sulfite exporter TauE/SafE family protein has translation MPEYYEILILFGVGVLAGLINIMAGGGSSFTLPALIFLGLDSPTANGTNRVGILIQSIFATISFRNENITGLRLSLRLGALTIPGAILGALLAVRVSDRLFEIVLGIIMIGIVITMLVPQSKDIVTTPEGKKSWLIYPIMFGVGFYGGFLQVGVGFLIMAGLYHLMKMNLVYVNMHKAFINLIFTIPALAIFMWTNNVDWVLGLVLAVGNALGGWWSAKISVRGGEKVIRYVMVVAIIIIALKLFGLF, from the coding sequence ATGCCTGAATACTATGAAATCTTAATACTCTTTGGAGTCGGAGTTTTGGCCGGTCTAATCAATATCATGGCTGGGGGCGGCTCCAGTTTCACCTTGCCTGCGCTCATATTCTTGGGCCTAGACTCTCCCACGGCAAACGGCACAAATCGTGTTGGAATTCTAATACAGAGCATCTTTGCAACTATTTCATTTCGAAATGAGAACATAACTGGCCTTAGGTTAAGCCTGAGGTTAGGGGCCCTTACTATACCAGGCGCTATTCTAGGTGCACTGTTGGCCGTTAGGGTGAGCGATCGGTTGTTTGAGATTGTTTTAGGGATAATAATGATTGGGATAGTCATAACTATGCTAGTGCCGCAGAGTAAGGATATAGTTACGACACCGGAGGGAAAAAAGAGTTGGCTCATATATCCGATTATGTTCGGCGTCGGGTTTTATGGGGGATTTTTACAAGTCGGGGTTGGGTTTCTAATTATGGCGGGACTTTATCATCTTATGAAGATGAACCTTGTATATGTAAATATGCACAAAGCTTTTATAAACCTCATTTTCACAATACCGGCCTTGGCAATTTTCATGTGGACTAATAATGTCGACTGGGTACTTGGACTAGTACTTGCTGTAGGAAACGCACTAGGCGGGTGGTGGTCTGCAAAAATATCTGTTCGAGGCGGCGAGAAGGTAATACGCTACGTTATGGTAGTCGCAATAATTATAATTGCGCTAAAACTCTTTGGACTATTTTAG